The DNA region GATCGCTTTCAAAACTGGAAGAGGTCGTTAGACATCTTGAAAAGGGAGATCTTTCGCTTGACGATTCGCTCAAGACGTTCGAAGAGGGGATAAAGTGGTCGAGGATGTGTGAATCTAAACTAAAAGAGGCCAAGGGGAAAGTGGAGATGCTTATGAAGACAGAAGGCGGCGAGCTGAAGGCGGCACCGTTCAAATCGGAGGAGAACGCCTAATTCTATGGATCTCAAAAAATATCTGTCAGAAAAGAAGACGTTGGTTGACAAGGCCATTGAAGAGTATTTTTCAAAAGAGTGCGGCGCCTCGCCAAAATTGAAAGAGGCGATGCTTTATAGCCTTCGCGCCGGCGGAAAGAGGCTACGTCCCGTACTTGTGATGGCCGCATGCGAGGCGTGCGGCGGCAAGGCCGCCGATTCAACGCCGGCGGCTCTGGCCCTTGAGATGATACACACCTTCTCACTTGTTCACGACGACCTGCCTGCAATGGACGACGATGATCTAAGGCGCGGTCAGCCGACCAGTCACAAGAAGTTCGGCGGGGCAACGGCCATCTTGGCGGGCGATGCGCTCCTTGCGGAGGCGTTTTCGTGCCTTTCGTCGTGCGTCGTGCGTTGTGCGTCATGCGTCCAGATCATAAATGATATCGCTAATGCGACAGGTGCCCGGGGTATGACAGGAGGTCAGGAGCTGGACCTCGAGGCCGAAGGAAAGAAGGTCTCTTACGAAGAACTTAAGAACATCCATAAACTAAAGACCGGAGCATTGATCGAAGTTTCTATTACAAGCGGCGCTAAAGTAGCCGGCGCCAAAGACGATAAACTTTCAACTCTTAAGAAATATGGAGAGGCGATAGGACTTGCCTTTCAGATAACCGACGACATCCTTGATGTAGAAGGGACGACGGAACAGCTGGGAAAGCCCGCAAAGAGCGATATAGAGAACGAAAAAGCTACCTATCCCGCGATATTAGGAATAGAAAAATCCAAAAAACTTGCTAAAGATCTTGTGGATAAGGCCTACTCTGCCCTCGCCGGATTTGATTCAAGGGCCGATCCTTTGCGCGATATTGCCCGCTACATACTTACCCGTAAGAGTTGACGGGCGCCTTTTAAACGTCCTTCCATGACCTTATAACGCAGTCTTTGTAACTGAAGGTTTCGCTCCCGCCGTAAAAGCATTCTCCCAGAGGGGGGCGCCTATTGCGTTTTTCTGAAGTTCAATGAAATGTTCGACATTTTTTTAACATTGATGGTAAACGGGCGAGCGAAAAACCTTATACAGGCACCCATATAGTACAGTTTAATTGACTTGAACGATAATTATGTTACTAGTGCATCGTCAATAATATGCCTCAAACCTACAAAAATGCCGGCGTAGATATCGATGCCGGCGACCATTTTATCGACCTAATAGCGCCGGCCGCAAAATCGACCTACAGGAAAGAGGTTTTGGGAGGCGTTGGCCCCTTTGCCGCAAGCTTCGCCATTGACCTCAAAAAATATAAGGAGCCGGTTCTTGTAAGCTCGACCGACGGGGTCGGAACAAAGCTCAAGGTGGCGATAGATTTAGGCAGATACGACACTATAGGCCAAGACCTCGTTGCCATGTGCGTTAACGACCTTATCTGTTGCGGCGCGGAACCCCTTTTCTTCCTAGACTACTTTGCAATGGGGGTGCTCAAGCCAAAAGATCATGCTCCGGTCATCGAGGGGATCGCCCGCGCCTGCAAATATTGCAATTGCTCTTTGATAGGCGGCGAAACTGCGGAGATGCCCGGGATGTATCACGGAAAAGACTTCGACCTCGCTGGTTTTTCAGTGGGCGTTGTAGACAAGGAGATGGCGATAGACGGAAGCAAGGTAAAAGAAGGTGACGTTCTGATAGGCGTCGCCAGCTCCGGCGCCCACAGCAACGGTTATTCTCTGGTAAGAAAGGTAATCGCTGATTCACGCCTTAAATGGACCGATAAGTTCGAAGGAAAGACGCTCGCCGATCTCGTTCTTGAACCGACCAAACTATATCCACCGCTCGTCCTCCGCCTCCTTTCGAATCACGAATCACGAATCACGAATCACGGCATTAAGGCCATAGCCCACATAACCGGAGGCGGGCTTGATGGTAACGTCCCGCGCGTGGTCCCTGAAGACCTCACAGCGATCATCAAGATCGACGCGTGGAAAAGACCTCTTATCTTCAGGCTCCTTCAGGAAAAGGGAAATGTTGCCGAAGAAGAGATGCGGCGCGTTTTTAATCTAGGAATAGGGCTTGTGCTTGCGGTCGACAAAAATTCTGCCGATGAGATCCAAAAGAGCATCGAAAAGTTCGGAGAGAGGTGCTATAAACTAGGTCATATTGAAAAAAGGAAAGATAAAGAGATAATTTTTATCTAACTATGGCAAAATTACCGATAGCTGTCCTTGTTTCCGGTTCAGGCTCGAACCTTCAGGCGATAATCGACGCCTCACAGAACGGTTCGCTAAACGCCGAAATCAGGGTAGTTATAAGCAATAGACCGGACGCGTTTGCGATGACACGCTGCGAAAAACATGGCATTACGTCGGTCGTTCATGAAGGGAAGGCCTACCCCACAAAAAACGTGTTCGAAAATGCGATCATCAAGACGATAAAAGATTCCGGTGCTGAGCTTATCTGCCTCGCCGGCTTCATGAAGATTTTATCACCTGCCTTCATCAAGACCTTCGGCGGTAAGATCCTGAACATCCACCCCGCCCTTCTTCCGAGTTTCCCGGGACTTCACGGGCAAAAGCAGGCGCTTAACCACGGTGTCAAGATCGCCGGATGCACGGTTCACTTCGTGGATGATGGGGTAGACGCCGGTCCAATAATCCTTCAGGCGGCGGTGCCCGTCGAGAACAACGACACAGAAGAAACTCTTTCAGCTCGCATTCTAAAGGAAGAACACAAGCTCTACCCAAAGGCCATAGAGCTTTTTGCCGATAAAAAATTAAAGATCCAGGGCCGAAGAGTGTTGATAAGTGAGTGATTCTGTTATATACAACGCTTGAACCGCCTTTGAGCAACCTTTGATCCACTTTTTTAGAGGAGATAAGCCATGAACAAACTCTTAGCGCTTGTAACTGTCCTGATCGTTGTCACAGCTTCCGCATCCACCAGAGCCGAGAATTTTTCTGTCGGAGCGGGGCCAACAGGCAGCATCTACGTAGTCGATGCTGCCCCTGAGCTTCAACCCGGTATCGGCGGCCATGTATTCTTTGACTACAGATGGAGCCCTCAGATCTCCACACAGTTCACGTTCATGGTCACAACACAGAACGGTCAGGGTATCTCGAATGGCGTGGACGATTTCTTGTTCTTTGGCCTGCCTTCTGTTGATATCAAATATTATGTCCTTTCCAGCGAATCGCACTGGGACCCTTACATCATGGGGGGTGTCGGCTTTTACAT from Deltaproteobacteria bacterium CG11_big_fil_rev_8_21_14_0_20_49_13 includes:
- a CDS encoding exodeoxyribonuclease VII small subunit translates to MAPEKETFERSLSKLEEVVRHLEKGDLSLDDSLKTFEEGIKWSRMCESKLKEAKGKVEMLMKTEGGELKAAPFKSEENA
- a CDS encoding polyprenyl synthetase, whose product is MDLKKYLSEKKTLVDKAIEEYFSKECGASPKLKEAMLYSLRAGGKRLRPVLVMAACEACGGKAADSTPAALALEMIHTFSLVHDDLPAMDDDDLRRGQPTSHKKFGGATAILAGDALLAEAFSCLSSCVVRCASCVQIINDIANATGARGMTGGQELDLEAEGKKVSYEELKNIHKLKTGALIEVSITSGAKVAGAKDDKLSTLKKYGEAIGLAFQITDDILDVEGTTEQLGKPAKSDIENEKATYPAILGIEKSKKLAKDLVDKAYSALAGFDSRADPLRDIARYILTRKS
- a CDS encoding phosphoribosylformylglycinamidine cyclo-ligase, translated to MPQTYKNAGVDIDAGDHFIDLIAPAAKSTYRKEVLGGVGPFAASFAIDLKKYKEPVLVSSTDGVGTKLKVAIDLGRYDTIGQDLVAMCVNDLICCGAEPLFFLDYFAMGVLKPKDHAPVIEGIARACKYCNCSLIGGETAEMPGMYHGKDFDLAGFSVGVVDKEMAIDGSKVKEGDVLIGVASSGAHSNGYSLVRKVIADSRLKWTDKFEGKTLADLVLEPTKLYPPLVLRLLSNHESRITNHGIKAIAHITGGGLDGNVPRVVPEDLTAIIKIDAWKRPLIFRLLQEKGNVAEEEMRRVFNLGIGLVLAVDKNSADEIQKSIEKFGERCYKLGHIEKRKDKEIIFI
- a CDS encoding phosphoribosylglycinamide formyltransferase yields the protein MAKLPIAVLVSGSGSNLQAIIDASQNGSLNAEIRVVISNRPDAFAMTRCEKHGITSVVHEGKAYPTKNVFENAIIKTIKDSGAELICLAGFMKILSPAFIKTFGGKILNIHPALLPSFPGLHGQKQALNHGVKIAGCTVHFVDDGVDAGPIILQAAVPVENNDTEETLSARILKEEHKLYPKAIELFADKKLKIQGRRVLISE